One Ruficoccus amylovorans DNA window includes the following coding sequences:
- a CDS encoding MotA/TolQ/ExbB proton channel family protein translates to MNPFKSFTAGLLGLLVVTSGLCAQQDFNAVGAGVDADLKAAQQQLADLREQIAQEKIPLAREINELEKQVLQKTREAERLLKVSDSRTIALGDLRKQVNSLRDTNKYISDRLTEFVNSLNSQMSVSERQHYGAVLDAAKNAPVDVNLSEEDKLGKQLDVVDMALDRLDDQIGGFVFEGSALSPEGVLKEGKFAIFGPSLFFSSNDGSVVGLIEDRSNVADPVVVDVPVNFNAGLTDLITTGQGVVAADPSGGKAIKVEKQRETYFQHIQKGQIVGYVIIGLGLLALMLGLFKVAEIGSFATTKKSDVQETLDLLATDNQAEALKRAERIKGEAGEMLVEGVAHFKEKRGVIEELMFEKILKVRPRLERFLPFLAITAAAAPLLGLLGTVIGMIKTFNLITIFGTGDARSLSTGISEALVTTELGLTVAIPILILHGLLSRYAKRKLASMEESAVSFVNGISTMK, encoded by the coding sequence ATGAACCCGTTCAAGTCATTTACCGCCGGTCTGCTTGGTCTGCTGGTTGTCACTTCCGGTCTGTGCGCGCAGCAGGACTTCAATGCGGTCGGCGCGGGCGTCGATGCGGACCTCAAGGCCGCTCAGCAGCAGCTCGCCGACCTGCGCGAGCAGATCGCGCAGGAGAAGATCCCCCTCGCCCGCGAGATCAACGAACTGGAAAAGCAGGTGCTGCAAAAGACCCGCGAGGCCGAGCGCCTGCTCAAAGTCAGCGACAGCCGCACCATCGCCTTGGGTGATTTGCGTAAGCAGGTTAATTCGCTGCGCGACACCAACAAGTATATTTCCGACCGGCTGACGGAATTCGTCAACAGCCTCAACTCGCAGATGTCAGTCAGCGAGCGCCAGCACTACGGCGCGGTCCTCGACGCGGCCAAGAACGCTCCGGTCGATGTCAACCTGAGCGAAGAGGACAAGCTGGGCAAGCAGCTTGATGTCGTGGACATGGCATTGGACCGACTGGACGACCAGATCGGCGGCTTTGTCTTTGAGGGCTCGGCGCTCTCGCCTGAAGGCGTGCTCAAAGAGGGCAAGTTCGCCATCTTTGGCCCGTCACTGTTCTTTTCCTCCAACGACGGCAGCGTCGTCGGTCTGATCGAAGACCGCTCCAACGTGGCCGACCCGGTCGTGGTGGACGTGCCGGTCAACTTCAACGCGGGCCTGACTGACCTCATCACCACCGGACAGGGCGTGGTCGCCGCCGACCCTTCTGGCGGCAAGGCGATCAAGGTTGAGAAACAGCGCGAGACATATTTCCAGCACATCCAGAAAGGGCAGATCGTTGGTTACGTGATTATCGGTTTGGGCCTGCTCGCGCTTATGTTGGGGCTGTTCAAGGTTGCCGAGATCGGCAGCTTCGCCACGACTAAAAAGAGCGACGTGCAGGAGACGCTCGATCTCCTCGCCACCGACAACCAGGCCGAGGCTCTCAAGCGCGCCGAGCGCATCAAGGGCGAGGCCGGAGAAATGCTGGTCGAGGGCGTTGCCCACTTTAAGGAAAAGCGCGGCGTGATCGAAGAGCTCATGTTCGAGAAGATCCTCAAGGTGCGACCGCGTCTGGAGCGTTTCCTTCCCTTCCTGGCCATCACTGCTGCGGCTGCTCCGCTGCTCGGGCTGCTGGGGACGGTCATCGGGATGATCAAGACCTTTAACCTGATTACCATTTTCGGCACGGGCGATGCCCGTTCGCTCTCGACGGGGATTTCCGAGGCGCTCGTCACGACCGAGCTGGGCCTGACTGTGGCCATCCCGATCCTCATTCTGCACGGGCTGCTCTCGCGCTATGCCAAGCGCAAACTCGCCTCGATGGAGGAGAGCGCCGTCTCCTTCGTCAACGGCATCAGCACGATGAAGTAA
- a CDS encoding MotA/TolQ/ExbB proton channel family protein, giving the protein MDTNETIRQILTIWANGGWVMYPLALLSVLLYATAFQTLLYLRGTNLGRFDADKWNAWVREPESGEGRVGEILRYVLGGKMTQKSIRNRFDEVRISMIGMIERRTVFVSSLVATAPLMGLLGTVIGMLLTFAALSQGGGSDTAGMVADGIRKALITTQTGLTIALPGVFFVMVIRRKRHSIEAHIARLESMTLSQLKVE; this is encoded by the coding sequence ATGGATACAAACGAAACCATCCGGCAGATACTGACCATCTGGGCCAACGGCGGCTGGGTCATGTACCCGCTGGCGCTGCTCTCGGTGTTGCTGTACGCCACGGCGTTTCAGACCCTGCTCTACCTGCGCGGGACCAACCTGGGGCGCTTCGATGCGGACAAGTGGAACGCCTGGGTGCGCGAGCCCGAGTCCGGCGAAGGCCGGGTGGGGGAAATCCTTCGCTATGTGCTGGGCGGAAAGATGACGCAGAAGAGTATCCGCAACCGCTTCGACGAGGTGCGTATCTCCATGATCGGTATGATCGAGCGGCGCACGGTTTTCGTCTCTTCGCTGGTGGCGACAGCTCCGCTCATGGGACTGCTGGGCACGGTCATCGGCATGTTGCTGACCTTTGCCGCGCTCTCGCAGGGCGGAGGCAGCGACACAGCCGGAATGGTGGCCGACGGTATCCGCAAGGCGCTCATCACGACGCAGACTGGGCTGACCATCGCGTTGCCGGGAGTGTTTTTTGTCATGGTGATCCGCCGTAAACGCCACTCCATCGAGGCCCACATCGCCCGGCTGGAGAGCATGACCCTTTCCCAACTCAAAGTCGAATAA
- a CDS encoding ExbD/TolR family protein: MAIRSRFQQDEGTPEINLSPMIDCIFILLIFFIVTTVFVEEVGLNVNKPQASSSMSMEDKESVSIEITKGDEILLDGAEIQLASLGARIHSAITRDEEIPVTITANKNSSQGIFAQVWSVAHQSGAKNLSFTTTN, translated from the coding sequence ATGGCTATCCGCAGCAGATTTCAGCAAGACGAGGGGACACCGGAGATCAACCTGTCTCCGATGATCGACTGTATCTTTATCCTGTTGATCTTTTTCATCGTGACCACGGTTTTCGTCGAAGAGGTCGGTCTCAATGTGAACAAGCCGCAGGCCTCGTCCTCCATGTCGATGGAGGATAAGGAGAGCGTCTCCATCGAGATCACCAAGGGTGACGAGATCCTGCTCGACGGGGCGGAGATCCAGCTTGCCTCGCTCGGGGCGCGTATCCACAGCGCCATTACACGCGACGAGGAAATCCCTGTCACGATCACGGCCAACAAGAACTCCAGCCAGGGTATTTTCGCCCAGGTGTGGTCCGTCGCTCACCAGTCCGGGGCGAAAAACCTTTCCTTCACCACCACGAATTAA
- a CDS encoding ExbD/TolR family protein, translating into MPRPTISAEPEEEMEINLSPMIDCIFILLIFFIVTTVFVEETGVEVVKPRVVAYDKLDKNSLQFAITSENKVIYGGQEIGVGGVAVRVKQAMSKGDVPIDIQADERADVGLFDKVVTEAKLAGATRIAFSSAQN; encoded by the coding sequence ATGCCGCGCCCTACGATATCCGCCGAGCCGGAAGAGGAGATGGAGATCAATCTGTCTCCGATGATCGACTGTATCTTTATTTTGCTGATCTTCTTCATCGTGACCACGGTCTTTGTTGAAGAGACCGGGGTGGAGGTGGTCAAGCCCCGCGTCGTCGCCTATGACAAGCTGGACAAGAACAGCCTGCAGTTCGCCATCACCTCGGAGAACAAGGTTATCTACGGAGGCCAGGAAATCGGCGTCGGCGGGGTGGCTGTGCGAGTCAAACAGGCCATGTCTAAGGGGGATGTGCCCATTGATATTCAAGCGGACGAACGCGCCGACGTCGGCCTTTTTGACAAGGTCGTGACTGAGGCAAAGCTGGCTGGTGCCACACGCATCGCCTTCTCCAGCGCCCAGAACTGA
- a CDS encoding energy transducer TonB: MPKIYQSPSARKNALLSLFLGAAFSFFVFLLVPVTQFIADVAKVENAYEVQQASLPPPEEFQFEEEEIKEEEAPEEEIELEQEPPKLTLDQLELALNPGMGGDLAGDFALPGFSASKGDLDLNAIYELDDLDQKPRPVKQVRPKYPRQLASRKVEGVVKLTFVIDQNGDVIDIKVVDATFPEFGEAAMAALREWKFEPGMKNAQVVKARGKLSIPFSIK; encoded by the coding sequence ATGCCTAAGATTTACCAGTCGCCCTCCGCGCGCAAGAACGCGCTCCTGAGCTTGTTTCTTGGGGCTGCCTTCAGCTTCTTTGTCTTCCTGCTCGTCCCGGTCACGCAGTTCATCGCGGACGTGGCCAAGGTAGAGAATGCCTACGAGGTCCAGCAGGCTTCGCTGCCACCGCCGGAAGAGTTCCAGTTCGAGGAAGAGGAGATCAAGGAGGAGGAAGCACCCGAGGAGGAGATTGAGCTGGAGCAGGAGCCGCCGAAGCTCACGCTCGACCAGCTCGAGCTGGCGCTCAACCCCGGTATGGGCGGCGACCTCGCCGGTGACTTCGCACTGCCGGGTTTTTCCGCCAGCAAGGGTGATCTCGACCTCAATGCCATCTACGAACTCGACGACTTGGACCAGAAGCCCCGCCCTGTTAAGCAGGTACGGCCGAAGTACCCGAGGCAGTTGGCCAGCCGAAAGGTTGAGGGTGTGGTGAAGCTCACCTTCGTCATCGATCAGAATGGCGATGTTATAGACATCAAGGTGGTTGATGCCACCTTTCCCGAATTCGGTGAGGCAGCGATGGCCGCCCTGCGTGAATGGAAATTTGAACCCGGTATGAAGAACGCCCAGGTGGTGAAGGCCCGGGGGAAATTGAGTATACCTTTTAGCATTAAATAA
- a CDS encoding tetratricopeptide repeat protein: MRQITKYLAVAAFAATAQQAVFAQFPSAEFEQQWQQKWTDEAFVSAFIDSYEPLKEVEPQFDNKDEIKQVQEMRDLFQSNPQAAADRLKEDLDEDASAPYLFLIGTLYLTAQQNDQAKEFYNRALEKYPNYRRAHKNLALVYLQDQELDKALKHLSRTIELGEKDGRQYGLLGYIYLSMGDPFAAEAAYRQAILAEPDVMDWKLGLVQALLGMEKYDDANALIETLIEKNPGNDTFWLLQVNAYLGSGQPERAIANLEMLRRMGKLKPASLKLLADIYMNQQMREQALERYTELMQADASGQFLPTMLNIGELLVYSQDFDRAIGMLDTIESHYASSTPEDKIKILNLKAKVARATGDSELAQETLTEIIAQDPLNGDALLEMAAIHQEKGKKEEAVFLYERAAKVDGYEFKALVQYAQMMVKEKRYADAVPLLKRALTINDDPRIARFLEDVERAARNT; the protein is encoded by the coding sequence ATGCGTCAGATAACGAAATACCTTGCCGTAGCGGCTTTTGCCGCGACTGCGCAGCAGGCGGTTTTTGCCCAGTTTCCCAGCGCGGAGTTTGAGCAGCAGTGGCAGCAGAAATGGACCGATGAGGCGTTTGTCTCGGCGTTCATTGACAGTTACGAGCCGCTGAAGGAGGTCGAGCCGCAGTTCGATAACAAGGACGAGATCAAGCAGGTGCAGGAAATGCGCGACCTCTTCCAGAGCAATCCTCAGGCCGCGGCTGACCGCCTGAAGGAGGATCTCGATGAGGACGCCAGCGCGCCCTACCTGTTCCTCATTGGCACGCTGTACCTGACCGCGCAGCAGAACGATCAGGCCAAGGAGTTCTACAACCGGGCGCTGGAGAAGTACCCGAACTACCGCCGCGCGCACAAGAACCTCGCCCTTGTTTATCTGCAGGATCAGGAGCTGGACAAGGCGCTAAAACACTTGAGCCGCACGATTGAGCTGGGTGAGAAAGACGGGCGTCAGTATGGGCTGCTCGGTTACATTTACCTGAGCATGGGGGACCCTTTTGCAGCCGAGGCGGCTTACCGCCAGGCGATTCTGGCTGAGCCCGACGTGATGGACTGGAAGCTGGGTCTGGTGCAGGCGCTGCTGGGGATGGAGAAGTATGACGACGCCAACGCGCTCATCGAAACGCTGATCGAGAAGAATCCCGGGAACGATACGTTCTGGCTGCTTCAGGTTAACGCCTACCTCGGCTCCGGCCAACCGGAGAGGGCGATTGCGAATCTGGAAATGCTGCGCCGGATGGGTAAGCTCAAGCCCGCCAGCCTCAAGCTGCTAGCCGACATCTATATGAACCAGCAAATGCGCGAGCAGGCGCTGGAGCGCTACACGGAGTTGATGCAGGCCGACGCCTCGGGGCAGTTTCTGCCGACCATGCTGAACATCGGCGAACTACTTGTTTATTCGCAGGACTTTGACCGCGCCATCGGCATGCTCGACACGATCGAGTCTCACTACGCTTCCAGTACGCCCGAGGACAAGATCAAGATTCTGAACCTGAAGGCCAAGGTGGCCCGTGCCACGGGTGACTCCGAACTGGCGCAGGAGACATTGACCGAGATTATCGCGCAAGATCCGCTCAACGGTGACGCTCTGCTGGAAATGGCCGCTATCCACCAGGAGAAGGGCAAAAAGGAAGAAGCAGTTTTTCTCTACGAACGTGCGGCCAAGGTTGATGGCTACGAGTTTAAGGCGCTGGTGCAGTACGCCCAGATGATGGTGAAGGAAAAGCGTTATGCCGATGCGGTTCCGCTGCTCAAGCGCGCGCTCACGATTAACGACGATCCGCGCATCGCCCGCTTTCTCGAAGATGTCGAGCGTGCGGCCCGCAATACATGA
- a CDS encoding TlpA family protein disulfide reductase, with protein MKTRLLTFVLSLSAVGMSLSADAETVSADPLYQEIAVRSEWWPERVKLTEDVALSTEKGTTTLKKGRPAIFVAPVEDGAWIDFGNYGVIKVPYASTDIAESVARNKHDRDWQSAGNLSVQLSNKFFWPESLQQISPWTFKDADYLLISYLDLGSEVAASAQRALVASHSELEERCPRLFFVTIALDPAKDEMMKDLAASGISWPVMFFHMSAGYVNALHHQPLNPTAVLVDKNGRVLARWGADEIEAGSFSANVERAVEGDLSLRESLKN; from the coding sequence ATGAAGACGCGACTATTGACTTTTGTTTTATCGCTGAGCGCGGTCGGGATGAGCTTGTCCGCGGACGCGGAGACTGTTTCTGCCGATCCCTTGTACCAGGAGATCGCGGTACGCTCGGAGTGGTGGCCGGAGCGGGTCAAGCTGACTGAGGATGTGGCACTCTCAACTGAAAAGGGGACGACGACTTTGAAAAAAGGCCGTCCGGCGATTTTTGTAGCTCCGGTCGAAGATGGCGCGTGGATCGACTTCGGCAACTACGGCGTGATCAAAGTGCCGTATGCCTCCACGGATATTGCCGAGAGCGTCGCGCGAAACAAGCACGATCGCGACTGGCAGAGCGCGGGTAACCTCAGCGTGCAGTTGAGCAACAAATTCTTTTGGCCTGAGAGCCTGCAACAGATTTCCCCCTGGACGTTCAAGGATGCCGACTACCTGCTGATCAGTTATCTGGACCTGGGCTCGGAAGTGGCTGCCTCGGCGCAGAGAGCCCTCGTCGCTTCCCACAGTGAGTTGGAGGAGCGATGCCCGCGGCTATTTTTTGTCACGATCGCGCTCGACCCTGCCAAAGACGAAATGATGAAGGATCTGGCCGCCTCGGGCATTAGCTGGCCGGTCATGTTCTTCCACATGAGCGCAGGTTACGTGAACGCTCTTCATCACCAGCCACTCAATCCGACCGCTGTGCTGGTGGACAAGAACGGCCGCGTGCTGGCCCGGTGGGGAGCCGATGAAATAGAGGCTGGTTCATTTTCTGCCAATGTCGAGCGTGCTGTGGAGGGCGACCTTTCATTGCGTGAATCACTGAAAAACTGA